One genomic region from Yarrowia lipolytica chromosome 1C, complete sequence encodes:
- a CDS encoding uncharacterized protein (Compare to YALI0C15026g, some similarities with uniprot|Q54300 Streptomyces hygroscopicus Methyltransferase): protein MERERALEYIYISVSPRRSQKVTDTKHYKLHHTHNHMTQTYTITAPLHGSEYQTIKVHPKDHNEKLSTKYHFETPYRAVLAWESVFLHANYRGRHEVWRTILNNDDLYFTGPILDVGSGSGVSLMKLCKKKREVQKASNYHIDGITAVDNYDKKKGQLKKIINNIKAKEYTDLVTLTSAELTNLPYSTDTFSLVTSPWALRSYDRDTQKEILREMARVCKPGGYIIITDLRPSGSGPYDEWIKEMGWHDVRKISAGPNGWFGCWTTDIYEFQKPATDTYRHSSESLTEEDSVVIELHKVNLG from the coding sequence atggagagggagagagcCCtggaatatatatatatctctgTGTCCCCACGTCGAAGTCAAAAAGTCACTGACACCAAACACTACAAACTacatcacacacacaatcacatgacaCAGACATACACTATTACAGCACCTCTACACGGCTCCGAATACCAGACTATCAAAGTACACCCCAAAGACCACAATGAAAAGCTCTCCACAAAGTACCACTTTGAGACCCCTTACCGAGCCGTTCTCGCCTGGGAGTCTGTTTTTCTGCATGCCAACTACCGTGGACGCCATGAGGTGTGGCGCACCATCCTAAACAACGACGACCTCTACTTTACTGGTCCCATTCTAGACGTGGGCAGTGGATCCGGTGTGTCGCTTATGAAGCTttgcaagaagaagcgagagGTACAGAAGGCTTCCAACTATCACATTGACGGAATCACGGCTGTGGACAACTatgacaagaagaagggccagCTCAAAAAGATCATTAACAACATCAAGGCAAAGGAGTACACCGACCTCGTGACCCTCACTTCTGCTGAGCTCACCAACTTGCCCTACTCCACGGACACATTTTCGCTGGTTACATCTCCCTGGGCTCTACGGTCATACGATCGGGACACTCAGAAGGAAATTCTGCGAGAGATGGCTCGTGTTTGCAAGCCTGGAGGTTATATCATAATCACTGATCTGCGACCTTCCGGATCCGGGCCTTACGATGAGTGGATTAAGGAAATGGGATGGCACGACGTTCGAAAAATCTCTGCTGGCCCCAACGGCTGGTTCGGATGCTGGACTACCGACATTTACGAGTTCCAAAAGCCCGCTACAGACACCTACAGACACAGCTCAGAGTCTctgaccgaggaggactcGGTGGTCATTGAGCTTCACAAGGTGAACCTGGGGTAA
- a CDS encoding uncharacterized protein (Compare to YALI0C15048g, similar to Saccharomyces cerevisiae DSS1 (YMR287C); ancestral locus Anc_8.853, weakly similar to uniprot|P39112 Saccharomyces cerevisiae YMR287C DSS1 3'-5' exoribonuclease, component of the mitochondrial degradosome along with the ATP- dependent RNA helicase Suv3p), translating into MTNLDYIFIWVRHIRPDLDRKTHNKMRSTRAILRQAGKSKRSKPFKPRKTEPLLREQYPATKDGLFRQASYVDRLKMYLEMRIEDPLLAEKRAGLEYAWKLAFDTNYVPLPKRKHKASSLSSVVSISQKERDLEEGLMALANQQDPGENFRKIRDELALPSYQAQWVGMAITTYEAEEAIKPYRRVPEGWTREKNLVSRDHTFVKSSPTIEDINRPPRVGDLIDVSIKKNLSEIGIIGEVLSSGGFNVIMISGECRHIEGGVAFKMPFTNPAIMEQFSITVDDTQMTHVGIRPALVQEMTEFLRRANLAKTRVLDILQKTVISQRVITLNDLVERMSPHVALHDSPLTPAMMYYATYLAVRSIPARWVIGPGQDSAIQLLYINALDVAASETAINTIREGGLTLDKIISRFEDVLAGTVTLDSLLLTPQERAILLLVKRFALSEVSHNDMAAKANVGVFMRKLEDYGQVIITQTLCMEFLRRLGYIPDDINPWKKAFKLQIPYQGSSEQQDEIQTMYDRLTSSDFTEDLSEKAREDWVGEKKRPFSHFYCIDGPDAHEIDDGVALESRSDGSKYVHVLVADPASYFGVSSDVAHAAQSRVTTAYYPSGVVGMLPQVVQEFGLLQKGAVRSLVISAKLNDKAAAKDPIDMNSVEIRLTKVDGGVGLTYEHVESVLNGSQESEHKSDIKDLHALSSRLRKHRIESGAVNLDVPKVRLNTETGQLDHVSERNPEATLLVSELMILANSLVASFGAKHKIPLMYRYQNMEEENKGTLESRDPVTGVIPFREGVSMWSTIEMAYISADPKPHFSLAIPMYAQSTSPLRRYGDLLNHFQLHAHLQGQNPPFSHSDVQKIIPHVFARQRTVKKGQEDMESYRLKEWLLKRLKSGELYPINWTGLVLEPRRQEMVRVMVMELGMIADYHLTNPDVELGDMLKIGKIVDIDLMERQVEVAEK; encoded by the coding sequence ATGACAAACCTTGATTATATTTTTATCTGGGTCAGGCATATCAGACCCGATCTCGACCGAAAGACACACAATAAAATGCGCTCCACGAGAGCCATATTGCGACAAGCGGGCAAGTCGAAGCGCTCAAAGCCTTTTAAACCCCGGAAAACCGAACCACTTTTGAGAGAACAATATCCTGCCACCAAGGATGGTCTCTTCAGACAGGCCAGCTACGTTGATCGGTTGAAGATGTACCTAGAAATGCGGATCGAAGACCCTCTACTTGCTGAAAAACGTGCCGGGCTAGAGTACGCCTGGAAACTTGCGTTTGACACAAATTACGTGCCTCTACCCAAACGAAAACATAAGGCGTCGAGTCTCAGCTCAGTGGTTAGTATCAGCCAGAAGGAACGAGATCTGGAGGAAGGATTGATGGCCCTAGCAAATCAGCAGGACCCTGGCGAAAACTTTCGAAAAATCCGAGATGAACTCGCACTACCGTCATACCAGGCTCAATGGGTGGGCATGGCTATCACCACTTacgaggctgaggaggctATCAAGCCGTACCGGAGGGTTCCTGAAGGATGGACCCGAGAGAAGAATCTCGTTTCTCGAGATCACACATTTGTCAAGTCCTCACCCACCATTGAAGACATCAACCGCCCTCCGAGAGTTGGCGATCTTATTGACGTGTCTATCAAGAAGAATCTTTCCGAGATTGGTATCATTGGCGAGGTCTTATCATCTGGAGGATTCAACGTGATTATGATTAGTGGAGAATGTCGACACATCGAAGGCGGCGTGGCATTTAAGATGCCGTTCACCAACCCGGCTATTATGGAGCAATTTTCAATCACTGTTGATGATACACAAATGACCCACGTCGGCATCAGACCTGCTTTGGTGCAAGAAATGACAGAGTTCTTGCGAAGAGCCAATCTTGCGAAGACGAGAGTGTTGGATATTCTTCAGAAGACAGTCATTTCCCAAAGAGTCATCACTCTCAATGACCTGGTGGAAAGAATGTCTCCACACGTCGCTCTACACGACTCGCCTCTGACTCCAGCGATGATGTATTACGCCACATACCTCGCAGTTCGAAGCATTCCTGCTCGGTGGGTAATTGGTCCTGGTCAGGACTCTGCTATTCAGTTACTCTACATCAACGCCCTGGATGTCGCAGCATCGGAAACCGCCATCAACACTAtcagagaaggaggatTAACTCTAGACAAGATTATCAGCCGGTTTGAAGATGTGCTTGCTGGTACTGTAACACTTGACTCGTTGCTCCTCACTCCTCAAGAGCGGGCAATATTGTTGCTCGTTAAGCGTTTCGCCCTTAGCGAGGTTTCACACAACGATATGGCTGCAAAAGCCAACGTGGGTGTATTTATGCGCAAGCTGGAGGATTATGGTCAGGTAATTATTACCCAGACATTATGCATGGAGTTCCTGCGTCGACTCGGGTACATTCCTGATGACATCAACCCCTGGAAGAAAGCGTTCAAGCTGCAGATCCCTTACCAGGGCTCCTCTGAGCAACAGGACGAGATTCAGACCATGTACGACAGGCTCACTAGCTCTGACTTTACCGAAGATCTTTCTGAAAAGGCTCGTGAAGACTGGGTTggggagaagaagcgacCATTCTCACACTTTTATTGTATTGACGGTCCAGATGCTCACGAGATCGATGATGGTGTTGCTCTGGAGTCCCGATCTGACGGGTCCAAGTACGTACACGTTCTTGTGGCAGACCCCGCCTCATATTTCGGAGTCTCCAGTGATGTGGCCCATGCTGCCCAAAGCCGAGTTACCACCGCCTACTACCCTTCAGGTGTTGTAGGAATGTTACCTCAGGTCGTGCAGGAGTTTGGATTGTTACAGAAAGGAGCAGTTAGATCCTTGGTGATCTCTGCAAAGCTCAACGACAAAGCCGCTGCAAAGGATCCAATTGACATGAACAGTGTGGAGATCAGACTTACAAAGGTcgatggaggagtggggTTGACTTATGAGCATGTAGAGAGTGTCTTGAACGGCTCACAGGAGTCTGAGCACAAGTCTGATATCAAGGACTTGCATGCACTTTCGTCTAGACTTCGTAAGCATCGAATTGAATCTGGAGCTGTCAACCTAGATGTGCCCAAGGTTCGGCTTAATACAGAGACAGGACAACTTGATCATGTGTCGGAACGCAACCCCGAAGCAACTCTTCTTGTCTCGGAGCTCATGATCCTCGCTAATTCTCTGGTTGCTTCGTTCGGTGCCAAACACAAGATCCCCCTAATGTACCGGTACCAGAATATGGAAgaggagaacaagggcACGCTTGAGTCGCGTGACCCTGTTACAGGTGTGATTCCTTTCCGAGAGGGAGTTTCCATGTGGTCTACCATTGAGATGGCATACATTTCAGCCGACCCCAAGCCTCATTTTTCTCTGGCTATCCCGATGTATGCACAGTCCACCAGTCCTCTTCGACGTTATGGTGATCTGCTCAACCATTTCCAGCTGCATGCACACTTGCAGGGCCAAAACCCTCCTTTCTCTCACTCTGATGTCCAGAAGATCATTCCTCACGTGTTTGCTCGTCAGCGAACAGTGAAGAAGGGACAGGAAGACATGGAGTCATACCGATTGAAGGAGTGGCTCCTCAAGCGACTGAAATCTGGAGAGCTCTATCCAATCAACTGGACTGGACTGGTGTTGGAGCCTAGAAGGCAGGAAATGGTGCGTGTAATGGTGATGGAGCTAGGTATGATTGCCGACTACCATCTAACCAACCCAGATGTCGAGTTGGGTGATATGCTTAAGATTGGCAAGATTGTAGATATTGATCTGATGGAGAGACAAGTTGAGGTGGCCGAAAAGTAG
- a CDS encoding uncharacterized protein (Compare to YALI0C15070g, similar to Saccharomyces cerevisiae NST1 (YNL091W); ancestral locus Anc_2.199, weakly similar to uniprot|P53935 Saccharomyces cerevisiae YNL091w) produces MKAKVVVHVPWTTEKAQLHTGTMEKAIYSKDGKRVINLKSRETFKTENVSFEWGADDSKPKSKKKKKRKSKGQQVIIDSIDLDERSIVHGVMEAKMKAEKLARLKKSVNDTFPPSPASGLSPSMERQTIKYFWLSLTSEQRRELVQVEKEAVLNKMKRQQKNTCECDICGRKRVAIEQELETLYADYYKELDALAESKDLPLLPLPSMGFFQADDVLRGGHQDGNTTEELSEATNRLSIAPATTATTRPLPQNLGKEIDEEGDTEEDEPYGFEEGEDVQSLDVSSVADDLLTNDGKKFIEMMERLAEKRAGRIEEIRDGEDEEPVVVEDDNDDEEYENDSDYSDYSSEYSQTGESLTADQRMEEGRRMFQIFAARMFEQRVLHAYKQSVAAQVKAELQQMEEEKKTLDLEKEARDQQRRERKKEKKRAQKAIKEEEKRKAAAEREEREKREAEEAERLRLEAERKQQEKEREKAARKAASEAKQKARQEEQARLAREKEEKRLARIREMEERMRLAKEKEEREKEELRARQQQEEDERREKERLEEERIENERLEAERIENERLEKEREQQRLEEEKERQRIKEEREKQKLEEEREKRASMSIPLSKPLPGKTQIPASQPGTSLGGLQQPVPQAAPVAPVAMMPQSPSPQLPPGLTQHVAQSQILLDRLTPDPTSRMTPERHTPSPGSTTSNAKTLLDSLLRPAQGPSTPPPGPGTPRSSISHVAPVGAIGTIGSPGQVNQQPLHVHPGHMNHLSQGPVTPGQVNLPVGNIGHVGNVGTVGSIGLVNPPEQPISQPISPPSTTLPISQHRFDPWNSSYSGIASSSTPGNRLWGSSGEVPGNVIRQAALDAYEELHKNGSIDCNGFVNSRALQNTAQKYSSTGQGFGVSELFKACQGSFDIVGGLMKPRGGL; encoded by the coding sequence ATGAAAGCTAAAGTAGTAGTCCATGTGCCTTGGACAACTGAAAAAGCACAGCTACACACCGGTACGATGGAAAAGGCCATTTATTCCAAGGATGGCAAGCGGGTGATCAACCTCAAGTCCCGCGAGACGTTCAAGACGGAAAACGTGAGTTTCGAGTGGGGTGCGGACGACTCCAAGCCCAAAtcgaaaaagaagaagaagaggaagtCAAAGGGTCAGCAGGTGATTATCGACAGCATCGATCTGGATGAACGCAGCATTGTTCACGGAGTCATGGAAGCCAAGATGAAGGCTGAAAAGTTGGCGCGTCTGAAGAAGTCGGTCAATGATACCTTTCCACCGTCTCCGGCTTCAGGGCTTTCGCCTAGCATGGAACGACAGACTATCAAGTATTTCTGGCTCTCTCTGACGTCCGAGCAGCGACGGGAATTGGTTCAGGTGGAAAAAGAGGCGGTGTTGAACAAGATGAAACGCCAACAGAAGAACACGTGTGAATGCGACATTTGTGGACGGAAGCGCGTGGCCATTGAACAGGAGCTGGAAACATTGTATGCCGACTActacaaggagctggacgcTCTggccgagtccaaggacCTACCATTGTTGCCACTACCTAGCATGGGTTTTTTCCAGGCTGACGATGTGTTGCGAGGAGGGCATCAGGACGGCAACACCACGGAGGAGCTTAGTGAGGCTACCAACCGACTCTCGATAGCACCAGCGACAACTGCAACAACTCGACCTTTGCCACAGAATCTGGGCAAGGAAATTGACGAGGAAGGCGATactgaggaggacgaaCCCTATGGGTTTGAGGAGGGCGAAGATGTGCAGAGCCTTGATGTTTCATCTGTGGCTGACGATCTGCTGACCAATGACGGCAAGAAGTTCATTGAAATGATGGAGCGTTTGGCAGAGAAACGGGCGGGTCGCATTGAGGAAATTAGGGATGGAGAGGATGAGGAACccgtggtggtggaagacgacaatgacgaTGAAGAGTACGAAAATGACTCGGACTACTCGGACTACTCCTCGGAGTATTCCCAGACTGGGGAGTCTCTTACTGCTGACCAGCGCATGGAGGAGGGACGTCGCATGTTCCAGATATTTGCCGCTCGTATGTTTGAGCAGCGGGTTTTGCATGCCTACAAGCAGAGCGTGGCTGCACAGGTCAAGGCTGAGCTgcagcagatggaggaggagaagaaaacaTTAGACcttgagaaggaggcccGTGATCAGCAGCGACGAGAGCGTaaaaaggagaaaaagcGCGCTCAGAAGGctatcaaggaggaggaaaaaagaaaggCTGCCGCTGAGCGAGAAGAGCGTGAGAAACGTGAAGCTGAAGAGGCTGAACGACTGCGTTTGGAGGCCGAGCGAAAGCAGCAGGAAAAGGAAAGGGAAAAGGCCGCTCGAAAGGCCGCTTCCGAGGCTAAGCAGAAGGCCCGTCAAGAAGAGCAGGCACGACTTGCCCGTgaaaaggaggaaaaaCGACTCGCTCGAATCAGAGAGATGGAAGAACGCATGAGATTGgccaaggaaaaggaggagagggagaaggaggaactTAGAGCGCGTCAGcaacaggaggaggatgagaggagggagaaggagaggttggaggaagagagaaTCGAAAACGAGAGATTAGAGGCCGAGAGAATCGAAAACGAGAGGCTTGAAAAGGAgcgagagcagcagagattggaggaggaaaaagaacGACAGAgaatcaaggaggagcgagaAAAGCAGAAATTGGAAGAAGAGCGTGAAAAGCGTGCATCCATGTCAATTCCTCTTTCCAAACCTCTTCCCGGAAAGACTCAAATCCCTGCAAGCCAGCCGGGTACTTCTCTTGGAGGTCTTCAACAGCCTGTGCCACAGGCGGCTCCTGTGGCCCCTGTAGCAATGATGCCGCagtctccatctcctcaacTTCCTCCTGGTCTCACTCAACACGTGGCCCAATCACAGATTCTGCTGGACAGACTCACTCCTGACCCCACAAGCAGAATGACTCCCGAACGGCATACCCCTAGCCCCGGAAGTACCACTAGTAACGCTAAAACGCTGTTGGACTCGCTTTTGCGACCTGCACAAGGCCCAAGCACACCGCCTCCAGGCCCAGGTACCCCCAGATCATCCATCAGCCATGTTGCGCCTGTTGGTGCTATCGGTACCATTGGAAGCCCCGGTCAGGTTAACCAGCAGCCCCTTCATGTTCATCCTGGACATATGAACCACCTATCCCAGGGTCCTGTGACTCCAGGTCAAGTGAACCTCCCAGTGGGTAACATTGGACACGTCGGAAACGTGGGCACTGTGGGAAGTATCGGTCTGGTGAATCCACCCGAACAACCCATTAGTCAGCCCATTTCTCCACCCTCAACCACTCTTCCAATCTCTCAGCACCGATTTGATCCCTGGAATTCTTCTTACTCCGGTATCGCGTCGTCGAGCACCCCTGGAAACCGACTATGGGGTTCTTCTGGAGAGGTCCCTGGAAACGTGATTCGTCAAGCTGCGTTGGACGCCTATGAGGAGCTGCACAAAAACGGGTCCATTGATTGTAACGGATTTGTAAACTCTCGAGCTCTTCAGAATACAGCCCAAAAATACTCGTCTACAGGTCAGGGATTCGGTGTCAGTGAGCTATTCAAGGCCTGTCAAGGGAGTTTCGATATTGTTGGAGGCTTGATGAAACCCAGAGGAGGATTGTAA